aatcCTCTCGATCCGCGAACCTTCCTGGGCTCGACCGCTGGCTGTACCTCCTGGCTGGCCTGGGACATTGGCTGGTCCATCTGCGCTTACGATCCATTGGCTATTGGCTGACTCTCTCCAGTGGTCCTCTGGTTGGTCTGACAGCTGGCTGGTCCACTTGCTAACCGCACGTTAAATACTTGAGAGTATCCCTCTCGAGCTAACTAAAAAATTTCCAATCCATACGTGTCTGGGCCCACAACCTGTTGAAAATGAGTAATCAACgtaggtttcagtggtggaatctttattcaggtttgttcgtcaagtccttaaacaactacccattacattagcgattgctatttGTCACTTCCCACTTCTCATATTcttaaccgggaaagtactcatttctcaatgagaaccttgatactcttacccagaatatctggcaacacttttgtgttaccacgaacccaatttgagtgatctcacttaaccgtgtgatgatctAAACATGTGTACCGCTTagatcatcatcacctgtcgtTAGCAATCATTGGTTCTATTGTTCCATGTGTTCAATGTGTTGTTTCGGTTCTCCTCGACGAATATTAAATGTCCTCTGCTGAAGTGTTCGGGATCTTCCGAAATCGTAAGtgttaacaaattttattctactATAGAACGGAACAAACTACGCTTCAACGGAAGAGTGAGATAAAGGATTTAGGAGTCGTTTTTTACTGTAAGCTGAAGTTCCCAACGCAGATTGGTGCAATTACAGTAATTCGTCGTAATACGCTACGATTTTACGGATATCTATTGTATGAAAAACGCTGTTCAACTCTCTTGTCCGGACCATGTTAGAATACTGTGTTCAAGTTTGCTTTTTACGTTACGCACTTCGAACGCTACGTTGGAACGATCCTGTCAACTCACCGCCATACGTGCAGCGGTGCAGGCTTATTGGACTGCCGACTCTCGCTGAAAGGAGAATTCTCCTACAACGTTGGTTCATTTATGACCTTCTGATGAGCAACATAGATTGCATAGAGCTGTATTATTATTTCCCAAAACTCCTAACTCATCGTACACAATATGGCTTTAATGACCCTCTGGAAAACTCTTGTCGGcattttaataatgtttatCACCTTTTCGACTTTCATTGAAGCAAGTGTTCTTTCAGATTAAGGATAAGTTAAAAAGTACACATCTGTGCGACACAGTCGAAGATGAAAgaataatgaataaataaataaataaataagggctgtaaccattcatttaatggttacaataaaaattgtgatttttgggccagtttggatgaaaattttgtaaatattgtaaataaaaattattgttagtaaatgtctaaaattaggATAAGATAATAGCAATCGGCTGGTGTCACCTAGGGATAAAGTTTTCGTTTACTTATTCATttgtttagttttaatttttcgttatttatttatttatttatttatttatttatttgcttatttatttattttcgcgtTCATTATTTATCTAGTTAGTTATTTGTTAGGTATTAGTTTGTTGGTTTATTTAATATATTATGTTATGGAATGCACGCCATAAAAAGAGATGTTAGAAAATAAGACACCAGCCCTCTATATGTCAGTTCCTGTATTGTTGCTGTCATCGAAGGGGACGAGAACATCACAGACGGGAAATGGGAACAGGGCTAAAATGAGTGGCAGAAAGATATAAATAGGAGGAGCTCGCAGGCTTTTTTTTGCAAGTTCCGGTCCGAGGTTGAGCAGTTTCCAATCGCAATTGGGCGGCTCTGACCTCCTTCCCCCGTTAGATTAGATCCGGTAGTGGATCTCCGCAGTTTTCAACGTCCAGCTGGAAGACTTCACTCCGTTATTTCCCAGCTAGTCGGTCGAGTGTGGCTCCTGTGAAGTGAACCAAGGAACAATAGTCTTCCCCCAGTGCCGAGAATCACCATCAGCCTTCTCGAGAACACACCGGTGTCCCGTGAGTGCGTCAGGTCGTGCAAGTGCTAGTGCCCCAACCCGTTACAACCCCCTTCGGGGCACTCCGCGCTGTGGTGAGGCCTGGTGGGAATTCCCTCCTTGTGTTCTTATGCCGACCGCCAAGTTAGAGCCCCTCGATAGTTGTCAGACACTCACGTGGTAACCAAGTGCACAAATATAAGCTCCCCGGACCGTGTAGTGAGACGAGAGGCCTACGCCCAACAGGCCGAGTAGTTGCTCGGATTACCCCAAGTGCAATCCGATCTGTTCCGGAAAGTGCCCTGTTCCTGTGCTCATCCAGATCCCGTTACGTCGTTCCTGCAGTagtcccccaacgagtcgaccaccGAGAAACGGCCGCAACGAGTTCATCGAGTTTGAAGAATAAAGCGCAAGTACTGAATCCATGCGCGGATctacggggggggggggtgatgggggtgatcaccccccccccccccaggcGGGAAAAATAAACCATCATTAAAGTGGTCACAcatttttaactcaatttagatgaaatataactttttcatgtgtCAAAATATCTAAACATTGACATTACCATTTTTACGCGTACATAAGAATTCAATAGctgcttaaaaatatgcttgaatTGAGTATACATAAACAGTATGCGCATGTATAACTTCGTGTTGACCTCGGGCGTGCGAAAAGGATAAAGCTTGCACCTCACTCTTTAAGGAATTTCCTTTAGCATGACAGCAGATTGGTTTTCTTTATTAACCGATATCCAGAGTTGTTGTAAGCGCCAGTTCTAGAAACGTCTGTTGATAGTGActtattctgaatgatttcttgaaaAGGCCTAAAAGaaaccaacatttattttcaagttgatcaTAAAGTGATTTCTTATTTATGCATTTTTACCATACTTAatggttttcttaaaaaaaaattcgtgacgTAATTCTGACCTTTTCAGTAACACTTTTTAACTGTGGGAAAATAACCTCGAAAGCGATCATGTCCTTGAACGGATATCAACGTTttgttaactaaaattttggaagttatttttccttttcttattcatatacgtaggcaagtgtgcgtaagaaccgtaaaaaaaaactctatagtTGATATTATTTCCAGATGTAGTAGCCAAAAATCTGATTGATCAAACTTTGCAGACATCCGGATCTGCTGCCGTTAGTATCTACTTTCAGGAACATGCATGCAACCGAAGATTATAAGGGGAATCATGAAAGCATCGAAATGTTTTCAAGTTCTACTAGCAAATCCAGAATGATCAGACGTTCGCCTCTGCTGCAGACCCATTAGTCTATCAAATAGATATAGGTGCTGCTTCAAAGGTTCATCCTAAACCTTACTCAACTATTGATGATATCTCAAAGCTTAACGTTTTAACTAGACACGAGGTACCTCCACCACAATTTTAGTTTCCATAGTCCGAGCATTTGAAAAGTCGAAgtgctgaaaaagaaaaacgatacgcaagtgcaatgcatttaaaaacattcaaaagttggctatttttttttcccaaaactaagcaaggttatttttgtaaagtctgTCCGCTCTGTGTAGTCAACCTCACTGGTGGAGTTAATCAAACTGATCAATTGTTAAATTTGGTTACTAAGCCACtgacttgtttttcaaaactcacaGCAAAAGAAACGCTGTAAGTATTCAATAAGATTTAAAGAGACAAATCTATTCAGCAAACCAATaccaatatgataaaaataaacaaatggtcATTCCATGTCTCCAACTAGATAAATAAACGTAAATTCAACTTCATaccagtaaaaaaaacatttgtctgcGTTTTGCCTAAGACTAAGCCAGCCACAAACAGATTTACAGAATTCTTTtaacaaacctttttttttttaattttctttaacattatttacatgctgcttaattttcttcatctttatcatcaacatttttcctgtctaagtttttatttatcccaatcactaaaaaaatttggccatatttttctaaaattttctaaatcacCCCCCCTAAGAGCAATCTCTAGATCCGCGCCTGACTGAATCTAATCTAAAATTAAAACCCCAAAATCTTCTTATTTCGTTCTTGGGTCATTGACCccttaaaattctgaaatcgtGAATAGAAAGAAACACgatacttgaaaatttgaataaatttttgtaagGTCTTTTCTTCATCCAAATTGTAGAGTCTTTTTAATTGAATGTGCATTCCCTGGATTTTCCaattagttttgattttcctgttgtAAATTTGGTTAGGTTGTAAAGTGCGCTCAATAATCACAATTTTCCTAATTGTTGTTCAATGTTTCTCCGGTGATCAAGTAAATTTCCCCTGTTGAGCTAGCGCAGGGAAGTAGGGTCAAAACGATTCTAACAGGGCCCAATACGGACTCAAAAGTGCCTTAAAAGTCTCATGTACTCCGTAACGGAGCAAAGAAAGTATTTATCTTCGAAAACGAGCTTACCAGAATCTGAAGGTAGTAGGTTTTCAAGTCTACTAGTCTAGCTGCGAACGAGCAGACCaagtcaattaaaaaaaaaatgaccgaaattTGATAAATAGCAACTAAACCTACCGGATTACACTGCTCATCGACCGATCCAACCGGATCGCAGCGACAGGCCTCGCATCCTTCACCGCTAGCAATCTTCCAGTGATTCTCGATACACTCCTCACAGTATTGGCCCCGAACATTCGGCAAACACGGGCACTGTCCCGTGTACCGATCGCAATGCTGTATCGTTTGATTCGTTCCCAGCGCGTGACAATCGCACGGCCGACAATCCTGATCCAACGCATTTCCGTAATATCCATCCCGGCAGTACTCGCAACGATCTCCTTCGGTTTCGTACAAACACTGCAGACATTTACCCGTCTTGGCATCGCAATTACCGGGCTGATTCAGATCCACATTGTTGCTACAATCGCACGGCTTGCAGAGGCCTCCGGGCCGTTCCGGATTGCCGTAGTAGTTATCGGAACAAACGTCACATTTCGATCCAGCATAACCTTGATCGCACAGACAGATGACATCGTTTGTTTTGGGATCCAGCAAGCACTCGTTCGCGTACGAATGGCCGGAAGCAATTGTGTCCGGACAGCGGCAAGGTCGGCATCCAATTTCCGATCCCAGCAAGGGATTGCCATAATAACCCTCCAAACAGCGATCGCATTTCCATCCCCGGGTATAGTCCTGACACTGCAAGCACTCCCCAGTTTTCGAGTTACAAACCGGCGTGTGACCATTACACTCACACATCTGACAATTGGGGAAGTTCCAGAACCCAGGCTGGCATTGATCGCACTCCCGCCCGTAGGTATTCGGATGACAGCTGCACTGACCGGTCACCAGGTCGCAATCGTTGTCCTTGGACCCGATGCTGTTACAATCGCAAGATTTGCATCCTTCCGGCCCAAATCCATAGGTTCCCGGGGCACATTTCTCGCACTGTCGTCCCACGACATTCGTCTTACAGGTACAATATCCTCCGAACTCGTCACACTTTTTGGTTGTCGACCCGGTTGGATTACATTCGCAAGCTGAAGAGAGAAAACGGAATGGTTAATGGTCAGTGAGTCAGATATTATTTAATGCCGAACCAGTTTCTAGTTCCAATTCTCCGATATCAATGTCCTGCCCTCGAATGGTTGCAAAAACTACAACTAGAAACAGCCCTAACCACTGGAAGGTCATTGTCAATGTGAGGGATAAAATATCTTCGACCTAACAAAATCAGTTCTGCTGAGCAACTAGTACTAATCGAAATGTTTAGAAGATAACGTAAGACCAAAACGACGCTTTTGCTGGCTGATTAAGTGACGCGTTTGCTTGCGTGCAACTAAATTGGTAAATCGCCGCGCGGCTCTACATGATAAGATATGCGATGCAATTAAGTGGATCTGTGTACCAGGAAGTTTCCCTCTCGGGGGAAACTATAAATCTTGGCAGTACTTACGCGTTGCTCCATTGAAGACGAAAACTGAAACCGTATTGAGTAGATCTTTACACTCGGGTCGGGCATTAGAGTCATAGTTGACATCGTAGTACGTGTGGTTGCATCCCAAATCTTTGTACTCCCGATAGCGGACCTCGGCTTGCGGTGAGCCGTGGAAAATTGGTGTCACTTCAATGCGGGGGACCAAAACGagctgtagaaaattttaaagttttaacaaTTGAACACATCAACTTTAAATTGTATCCGTCTTACCGAATCGATTAAAATTTGAGCAGCTGGGTTGTCCTCGTACGGGTTCTGCCGATGGAACGAAACGATAAATTTGTACGTTTTGCCCGTCTCCAGACAGACATCCTGTAGTGCCACAGTACTGCTCTCATACTCCGAGAGAGTCGTGCGAACGTCTTGTTCATAGTTCGGGTGCGAGTTAGCGCAAGGTCCCTCTGGGTCGTATTGATCCGGTCGGACCACCGACATCCGGATGTCCTCCCAGTCGCCCTTCATTTGCGGCGAGTAGCGGACCAGCACGTCGTAGTTCATCGTCTTGGGGATATCATCGACGGTGAACTTCAGCTCGATACCTTCGTAGGCGCGGATGAATCCGGGGCCGGTCCAACCCGGCTGACGATCGTGCGGATGCTCTCGAATGACCACGGAACAGTTCTGAAGAagattgaatttataaaaatgaaatcaacttttatgttaaaattttgtacttACCGCTGGTGAAGAGTAGAAATCACAGATCGTTCCTGGGAACTCCGCCTCCAAAACCTTATGCAGCGTCGGAATGAAGTAGTACTGTTTCGGCTCGCTACAATCACGTCCTTGCATATGTGGTCGACAGCGACATTGGCCGGTGATCACATCACAATTATTATCCAACGAACCACCCGGATGACAATTACAGAGGCTGCAACCCTCGACACTGTCCGACAGACCATAAGTCTCCGGAATACATTGGTTACAGTCCCGGCCGGTTACGAATCGCTTACAGATACACTCGCCAGTATAAACATTGCAACCCGCATTGTTGACCGTTCCCAAAATGTTACAGGTACACTCCTGACAACCGTCCGGATTGCTCTCATCAAACTTCCAGAACCCTTCTTTACATTGATCGCATCGTCGTCCATTGACGTTCCTCTTGCAGTGACAGGCACCGGGTTCAATTCCGTTCTCCTCATCTCCGATGGACTCGCAAATACCATCATCCAACGACCCACGAGGATCGCAATCGCACGGTTTGCATACATACGGACTCTGGATATCCTCATGAGGATCCCGATAGAAGAACGGTGCACATTCCTCACAGTGATAACCTTGGGTATTGTGCTGACAGTTGTCACAAACACCTCCACTCACACGTCCCGAGTGTTCGTAAACCGCTTGATCGAAGTGACAACTGGTCGCGTGGTTGTTACAATTACACTCTGTAAAGATAAATTCGTTTTTTAAAATCCACCTATAACAGTTTGACCCATGATCTTACTTTTACAAGCATTAGTTTGCTTGCCCAAGGCGGGTTTCCAAGGCAGATCGTTGAAGAAATCTTCACACTCTTCGCAATTCAAACCCTTGGTATTGTGAGTACACTCGCAACGTCCATGGACCATATCGATCGTATTCTTCACTCCATCCAGCGGCAGACACCTCGAAGCATGACCATAACACGAACACGAACCACGAACGATCATATTCGAAATACCGTAGTAATACTTCTCCTGAATTTCCTGTCGATCGTCCAGCAGCGTATCACCCAGCGTATGCAGCTTCGTGAAGTTGATCCTCAAATTGGTCATCTTCAACATATTCTGCACATGTTCCGCATAAGGATTCTCAATGTTCATCGGCGGTAGCACCCGGTAGATCACTTCACCGTTCTTCGACGGCTCAACGCTCGAATACCGATGGTCACAGATCACGTCGGTAATGTTCTTGGCTACGCTCGGCGCATGGGGGAAAGACTCTCGACAGTTGTGGGCAAAATAC
This sequence is a window from Uranotaenia lowii strain MFRU-FL chromosome 3, ASM2978415v1, whole genome shotgun sequence. Protein-coding genes within it:
- the LOC129754547 gene encoding laminin subunit beta-1-like — its product is MAKLDSSICIGFVIKLFILISLSLSSHSQRRPINRLASRPVHRVHPCEQSSCYPATGNLLIGRENRLEASSTCGIGRPERYCIVSHLEEKKCFLCDTRPETAQIPMKNHRIGQIIYKTQPGTLEQSWWQSENGKENVTIQLDLEAEFHFTHLIIVFATFRPAAMLIERSYDFGKTWHVYRYFAHNCRESFPHAPSVAKNITDVICDHRYSSVEPSKNGEVIYRVLPPMNIENPYAEHVQNMLKMTNLRINFTKLHTLGDTLLDDRQEIQEKYYYGISNMIVRGSCSCYGHASRCLPLDGVKNTIDMVHGRCECTHNTKGLNCEECEDFFNDLPWKPALGKQTNACKKCNCNNHATSCHFDQAVYEHSGRVSGGVCDNCQHNTQGYHCEECAPFFYRDPHEDIQSPYVCKPCDCDPRGSLDDGICESIGDEENGIEPGACHCKRNVNGRRCDQCKEGFWKFDESNPDGCQECTCNILGTVNNAGCNVYTGECICKRFVTGRDCNQCIPETYGLSDSVEGCSLCNCHPGGSLDNNCDVITGQCRCRPHMQGRDCSEPKQYYFIPTLHKVLEAEFPGTICDFYSSPANCSVVIREHPHDRQPGWTGPGFIRAYEGIELKFTVDDIPKTMNYDVLVRYSPQMKGDWEDIRMSVVRPDQYDPEGPCANSHPNYEQDVRTTLSEYESSTVALQDVCLETGKTYKFIVSFHRQNPYEDNPAAQILIDSLVLVPRIEVTPIFHGSPQAEVRYREYKDLGCNHTYYDVNYDSNARPECKDLLNTVSVFVFNGATPCECNPTGSTTKKCDEFGGYCTCKTNVVGRQCEKCAPGTYGFGPEGCKSCDCNSIGSKDNDCDLVTGQCSCHPNTYGRECDQCQPGFWNFPNCQMCECNGHTPVCNSKTGECLQCQDYTRGWKCDRCLEGYYGNPLLGSEIGCRPCRCPDTIASGHSYANECLLDPKTNDVICLCDQGYAGSKCDVCSDNYYGNPERPGGLCKPCDCSNNVDLNQPGNCDAKTGKCLQCLYETEGDRCEYCRDGYYGNALDQDCRPCDCHALGTNQTIQHCDRYTGQCPCLPNVRGQYCEECIENHWKIASGEGCEACRCDPVGSVDEQCNPYDGQCTCKQGFGGRQCNQCEANFWGNPNVQCNPCDCNPYGAATNQCDRQTGQCVCNPGIGGYKCDQCARGYLGEAPYCDPCGECFDNWDIILDGLKEETNRTIEEAKAIKTRGATGAYKKEFDSMGKKIDTIKSLLTNTISDREIESIDERIATIREHLKLSLQTLEESEQRLHNTSSNINLANIDIDGLNKRAEEVKQFAKYLKDNATKLQEGNIEGALNLTRDAFNQVTMLADTNLEIRDLNDNAERQCKRTEVLLKKNQDHFNNQHDNNEASFIKYQDELDTLNANIPDLNERICDRRGDPCDDLCGGAGCDGKCGGMNCERGALTRSEKALNYAKKTEQSIKKKEEQADEILRAMSQAKTNASEAFKKAKRAHDKAKAHHDTTRELIDSANTVVNQLTDIINNNTATPEKISQLTDEIQEYTLQLDPEQIQKLAEQIDEAVSHLENVEQIIQTTEHDLRRVDQLKAETMDTKNRADNVLKEAIDVTKALDDADEAQKKARQSIKRANEDIQSAKIDLEEIDKETDDAHKRASETSGKVEDLKIRLNRVHVSNVQNDQEADDIIKQSDTVEESANTAHELSTQLKELYQTANGTLTARSNASESARERAQQLLNRASKITVETTNQLKKLQDLYKTYESNQKDLQSLEGQIQGMTGQINEYLNKIQSDADRYRQCTT